The following are encoded together in the Diachasmimorpha longicaudata isolate KC_UGA_2023 chromosome 3, iyDiaLong2, whole genome shotgun sequence genome:
- the LOC135160734 gene encoding probable ubiquitin carboxyl-terminal hydrolase FAF-X isoform X2, giving the protein MTIATRGQGVGIDPPENQQTTQMHSPQGPQHLADAISGLQLTETVSHQTDCQNDPSLEENNRPRAEPDFPHGKLATLDEKITSSRWVVPVLPDQELRCLLEASIDLCKRGIDVHSEACQRFFREGLTISFTKILTDEAVNSWKPHIHSCINANCDRLVELCVRKLDEDWFPLLDLLAMVFNPNNKFHTFNAARTSASVPPGSNIPDEELYARPPLDPRSPRGWLVDLINKFGSLDGFVILLSRFQSNRNLTIPVIHALLRPFGLCYELLTVHTIVKYLMPIIEMVPVILDNLTDDELKKEAKNESKNDAISAIIKAMKCLVSRVPMQEAMIKNLEILRLKMILRLLQISSFNGKMNALNEVNKVITSVSYYPHRNPALEDEEWLTAERMAKWIKDNGVLEIVLRDSLHQPQYVEKLEKILRFIIKERALTLEDLDAVWAAQAGKHEAIVKNVHDLLAKVAWDFSPEQLDHLFECFQMSWKTANKKQREKLLELIRRLAEDDKDGVMAHKVLTLFWNLAHSDEVPTEIMEQALSAHVKILDYSCSQDRDAQKTVWLDKCVEELKNGDKWSVPALNQIREICCLYEPNPLIGNSQRTHHVYYRQEVIERLQNQHSVVILVTNSLTNYMDKVRALVKETPDIDATTFTPDSRYNHVMQVQERLDFLRFLLKDGQLWLCAEQAKQIWQCLADQAVFVSDREACFKWFSKLMGEEPDLDPAINKDFFENNILQLDPTLLTESGIKCYERFFKAVNSKVGKLKLKRRTFLMDDVDLIGTDYLWRVVTNSPEEIANRGIELLKEVNTNLGPRLQLSVLAFHETYIAECMDRLRAHYDTVTVLSDVHTDGKEETDEQVSNKIKNEALKMCRVMKVLQEYINECDTAFPGERKILPLHRAARGKHMSLVIRFVNPGRSIDDIEIYTHSNDTLASLRRQILRRIKASGTNVKLDLFINGESLEQADDRKLLSQIPLRDKMLLSAKLSQINSNMPSSPDSSSDSSTSSPHHPYDAPNLEAENSLPGVVMSQRVQHATFFFQLSDLGCSLKHSNLRDGARNLLQLVPPDALTVLRLQWLFGHYKNDEMSLNPHCNEQNTSVDTLFFAASPSQVLYNLEVLYTLLMPALDPLSEKAFEFQLNFIKSGEAGVILEMLTKNKFLPNADETTKRSAYLTVLKLCKLLLTVIGNLMACVMDEVQQATIPENHDTHFQNNRNLVAILKQALHTVPNQNTEYMLRSVATKLAQHLASQMLSGGTESDRCRQLFIQGLSWELPDMATIRAIIKLAWAASSGNLNHADGTVEMLHAMHEANQREPKSLDPNDVLVCKEALEVLTIALVLNPSALSALTKEKLWPTFLTDLVLGSPSRAIRIAAAEQFLLIFTWCNSNHLSFQNTILLLTDVLDTTVIENAKQSHEYFLLLCKLLSCAHISGCPLMSAETLLEVEVAWLKKVKEAVKESGEIVIDEALLEGHLSLTKELLAFLPPSKKYELGFDEKRGDNLIKELVEDFIFPASRLMLQLRSTGELSSTQASPVCTTPQSTSAAFDLLVGLCLGCVPNMKLLVTMLTDMFYSDRDEPLKEWDYLPPVGPRPLKGFVGLKNAGATCYMNSVLQQLYMVESIRVGLLMAEGAATDLNEDFSGEERIDGEQTIEASDNDSNEEKCGIDESRKEYNIGILKQVQAIFGHLAYSKLQYYIPRGLWKHFKLQGEPVNLREQQDAVEFFMSLVESLDEALKALGHEQIMGKILGGSYSDQKICKGCPHRYSKEEPFSVISVDIRNHSNLLDSLEQYVKGELLEGADAYHCDKCNKKVVTVKRLCVKKLPPILAIQLKRFEYDFERVCAIKFNDYFEFPRDLDMEPYTVNGLAKLEGEVIDCDYEEVNKGTCTKYQLSGIVVHSGQASGGHYYSYILHRQNDGTAKWYKFDDGDVTECKMEEAEEMKSQCFGGDYMGEVFDQMLKRMNFRRQKRWWNAYMLFYTRLDVEENSLMKSVNELSLYTKLGVMKMPPAIEHSVRKQNIKFMHNRNQFSPEYFQFIRKLVSCNPPHTTRPNLNDKLSPEAEELAMLSVQLASRFLFYTGFHTKKSLRGTAMDWYDILCHHLRNSKAVRSWFAHNILFNHPHRFCEYLLSCPSTEVRSAFLKILVFLAHFSLQDGPCALPSLNAPSILLDPTATLSDHLLHAVLSLLHREISDHGKHLPHYFSLFHSYATLGLPEKQQLLKLNVPVTFMLVAIDEGPGPTIKYQYPELTKLHQVVSMLIRCCDVSSRCQSSQAPSGMTVLPNPYGDPQCQNDYLMTIQPQAAEILFTRTSYMKKLIEDVNITEDTVKLLQYCCWENPHLSRTILSELLWQIGFAYTHELRHHTDLLLAMLFMEDSWQTHRVHNALKGVPDEREGLFETIQRSKNHYQKRAYQCIKCMVQLFSKCRPAHQFLYQNTEMKRKWLHAIDWLQDELEKRPYTSAPPYSHTYNNWSLPAQSNESTNGYYLERSNSAKKTLERAFELCPDEEPEVEEAIYAAQPDVTVTQQVQEEPEPQQSQQQQQQPTPSPVHTIHSSHQVTLNN; this is encoded by the exons ATGACTATTGCTACGAGGGGGCAGGGGGTCGGAATTGATCCACCTGAGAATCAGCAGACAACGCAG ATGCACAGTCCCCAAGGTCCTCAGCACCTGGCCGACGCAATATCGGGTCTCCAGCTAACGGAAACAGTATCCCACCAGACAGACTGTCAAAATGATCCCTCCCTGGAGGAGAATAATCGACCCCGAGCGGAGCCAGATTTTCCCCATGGAAAACTTGCCACTCTCGACGAGAAAATCACCTCGTCACGATGGGTGGTACCAGTGCTCCCGGATCAGGAGCTCCGCTGCCTCCTGGAGGCCAGCATAGACCTCTGCAAGAGAGGAATCGACGTACACAGCGAGGCTTGTCAGCGTTTTTTTCGTGAGGGTCTGACAATATCTTTTACAAAAATCTTGACCGACGAAGCGGTCAACAGTTGGAAGCCCCACATCCACAGCTGCATAAACGCCAACTGCGACAGACTAGTTGAACTCTGTGTAAGAAAGCTCGATGAGGACTGGTTTCCCCTTCTGGACCTGCTGGCAATGGTCTTTAATCCAAACAATAAATTCCACACATTCAATGCAGCAAGAACATCAGCGAGTGTACCCCCAGGCAGCAATATACCAGATGAGGAGCTCTACGCTCGTCCACCCCTAGATCCGAGAAGTCCCCGAGGATGGCTGGTCGATCTCATTAATAAATTTGGAAGTCTCGATGGCTTCGTCATTCTCTTATCGAGATTCCAAAGCAATAGAAATCTAACCATACCCGTTATTCACGCACTACTGCGACCCTTTGGCCTCTGCTACGAACTCCTCACTGTTCACACAATAGTCAAATACCTCATGCCAATTATTGAAATGGTGCCAGTAATTCTGGACAATCTCACAGACGACGAGCTGAAGAAAGAAGCTAAGAATGAATCCAAAAATGATGCCATATCGGCCATAATAAAAGCCATGAAGTGTCTGGTGTCGCGTGTACCCATGCAGGAGGCTATGATCAAGAATCTGGAAATATTGAGACTGAAAATGATACTGCGATTGCTGCAGATATCATCCTTCAATGGTAAAATGAATGCACTTAATGAAGTTAATAAAGTTATAACGAGTGTCAGTTATTATCCACATCGTAATCCAGCTCTCGAGGATGAGGAGTGGTTGACAGCTGAGAGAATGGCCAAATGGATAAAGGATAATGGTGTATTGGAGATAGTGCTGCGTGACTCGTTGCATCAGCCACAGTATGTGGAGAAATTGGAGAAGATTCTTCGTTTTATAATTAAAGAGCGGGCCCTCACTCTGGAGGATTTGGACGCTGTGTGGGCAGCGCAGGCGGGCAAGCACGAGGCAATTGTCAAGAATGTTCATGACTTGTTGGCCAAAGTCGCCTGGGATTTTAGTCCAGAGCAACTGGACCATCTATTCGAGTGCTTCCAGATGAGTTGGAAGACAGCTAACAagaaacaaagagaaaaaCTCCTTGAATTAATCCGGAGACTTGCTGAGGACGACAAGGATGGTGTCATGGCTCACAAAGTTCTGACTCTCTTCTGGAATCTAGCTCATTCTGATGAAGTGCCGACTGAAATAATGGAACAGGCGCTCAGTGCTCACGTTAAGATTCTGGATTACTCCTGCTCACAAGACAGGGACGCCCAGAAGACGGTGTGGCTTGATAAGTGTGTTGAGGAACTTAAAAATGGGGACAAGTGGTCAGTACCAGCGTTGAATCAGATACGAGAAATTTGCTGTCTTTATGAGCCCAATCCACTCATTGGTAACAGCCAGAGGACTCATCACGTTTACTATAGGCAAGAGGTGATTGAACGTCTGCAGAATCAGCACAGTGTTGTCATTCTGGTAACAAACAGTTTGACCAATTATATGGACAAGGTCAGGGCTCTCGTCAAAGAGACACCAGATATTGATGCCACGACATTCACGCCTGATAGTCGTTACAATCACGTGATGCAGGTACAGGAAAGACTCGATTTCCTGAGATTTCTCCTCAAGGATGGACAGCTTTGGCTTTGCGCTGAACAAGCCAAACAGATATGGCAGTGCCTCGCTGATCAGGCTGTTTTTGTCTCTGACAGAGAAGCCTGCTTCAAGTGGTTCTCCAAGTTAATGGGAGAGGAGCCAGACCTCGATCCAGCAATCAACAAGGACTTCTTTGAGAACAATATTCTTCAACTGGATCCTACATTGCTCACTGAAAGTGGAATAAAATGTTACGAGCGTTTTTTCAAGGCTGTTAACTCGAAGGTAGGAAAATTGAAGTTGAAGAGACGAACATTTCTGATGGACGATGTCGATCTCATTGGCACTGATTATCTATGGCGAGTGGTTACCAACAGCCCTGAGGAAATTGCCAATCGTGGTATTGAACTGCTGAAGGAAGTCAACACAAATTTGGGACCACGACTGCAGCTGTCAGTCCTTGCATTTCATGAGACTTATATTGCTGAGTGTATGGACAGACTTCGAGCCCATTACGATACAGTAACAGTTCTGAGTGATGTGCACACTGATGGCAAAGAGGAGACGGACGAACAGGTCTCCAACAAGATTAAGAATGAGGCACTGAAGATGTGTCGTGTTATGAAGGTCCTGCAGGAGTACATTAATGAGTGTGACACTGCTTTTCCCGGGGAGAGGAAGATTTTACCTCTTCATCGTGCTGCACGCGGCAAGCACATGTCCCTGGTGATTCGTTTCGTAAATCCAGGCCGAAGTATCGACGACATTGAAATCTACACCCACAGTAACGACACACTGGCATCGCTGAGACGTCAGATCCTCCGGAGAATCAAGGCCAGTGGGACAAACGTCAAGCtagatttatttatcaatggaGAGTCTCTGGAGCAAGCTGACGATAGAAAACTTTTGTCGCAAATTCCTCTCCGAGATAAGATGCTACTATCAGCCAAGTTGTCACAAATTAACAGCAACATGCCAAGTTCACCGGACAGCAGTTCTGACTCATCGACAAGTTCACCACATCATCCATACGATGCACCCAATCTAGAAGCTGAGAACAGTCTACCAGGGGTCGTGATGTCTCAGCGTGTTCAGCATGCCACCTTCTTCTTTCAGCTGTCAGACCTCGGTTGCTCCCTGAAGCACTCGAATCTTCGCGATGGGGCTCGTAATCTCTTGCAACTGGTGCCTCCCGATGCACTCACTGTCCTCAGGCTTCAGTGGCTCTTCGGACATTACAAGAACGACGAGATGTCACTGAATCCCCACTGCAACGAACAGAATACGAGTGTTGATACTCTTTTCTTTGCAGCATCTCCCAGTCAAGTTTTGTATAATCTCGAGGTGCTGTACACTCTGCTGATGCCCGCACTCGATCCCCTTTCAGAGAAAGCTTTTGAGTTTCAACTGAATTTCATCAAGAGTGGTGAGGCTGGTGTCATCCTCGAGATGCTTACGAAGAACAAGTTCCTACCAAATGCTGATGAGACAACCAAACGATCAGCCTATCTGACTGTTCTCAAACTCTGCAAACTTTTGCTGACAGTCATTGGAAATTTGATGGCCTGCGTTATGGACGAGGTGCAGCAGGCGACAATACCAGAGAATCATGACACACATTTTCAGAATAATCGTAATTTAGTCGCTATATTGAAGCAAGCACTGCATACTGTACCCAATCAGAATACTGAATACATGCTGAGAAGTGTTGCCACAAAATTGGCGCAACACTTGGCGAGCCAAATGTTGTCTGGAGGTACAGAGTCTGATCGTTGTCGTCAATTATTCATCCAGGGATTGTCCTGGGAGCTGCCTGACATGGCGACAATTCGTGCCATAATTAAACTGGCCTGGGCAGCATCCTCAGGGAATTTGAATCACGCCGATGGAACTGTGGAGATGCTGCATGCCATGCACGAGGCCAATCAGCGAGAGCCGAAGAGCCTAGATCCCAATGACGTGCTTGTCTGCAAGGAGGCACTGGAGGTCCTGACAATTGCTCTTGTATTAAATCCCTCTGCATTGTCCGCACTCACGAAGGAGAAGCTGTGGCCCACTTTTCTCACTGATCTCGTCTTGGGGAGTCCCTCCAGGGCTATCCGAATAGCCGCTGCTGAGCAGTTTCTTCTGATATTCACCTGGTGCAACTCCAATCATCTCTCCTTTCAGAATACTATTCTTCTGTTGACCGATGTTCTCGACACAACTGTCATCGAGAATGCGAAGCAGAGTCACGAGTACTTCCTACTACTCTGCAAACTCCTGAGTTGTGCCCACATATCGGGATGCCCTCTGATGTCAGCTGAGACACTCCTGGAGGTGGAGGTTGCCTGGTTGAAGAAGGTTAAAGAAGCTGTAAAGGAGTCTGGAGAGATAGTTATAGATGAGGCCCTTCTCGAGGGTCACTTGAGCCTCACCAAAGAGCTCTTGGCATTTCTTCCACCATCGAAAAAATACGAACTCGGTTTTGATGAAAAACGTGGGGATAATCTCATCAAGGAACTCGTGGAGGACTTCATATTTCCAGCGTCGAGGCTTATGTTACAGCTGAGGAGCACGGGGGAGCTGAGCTCCACCCAGGCAAGCCCGGTCTGCACAACCCCTCAATCGACGAGTGCTGCGTTCGATCTGCTCGTAGGATTGTGCCTGGGATGTGTTCCCAATATGAAACTTCTAGTCACAATGCTCACTGACATGTTTTATTCGGATCGCGATGAGCCACTGAAGGAATGGGATTATCTGCCACCAGTGGGTCCAAGACCTCTCAAGGGCTTCGTGGGGTTGAAAAATGCTGGTGCCACTTGCTACATGAATTCTGTTCTCCAGCAGCTGTATATGGTGGAGAGTATCAGGGTGGGGCTACTAATGGCAGAGGGAGCAGCCACGGATCTGAATGAAGATTTCTCGGGGGAGGAGAGGATCGACGGGGAGCAGACAATCGAGGCCAGTGATAATGACAGCAACGAGGAGAAGTGTGGAATCGACGAGTCCAGAAAAGAGTATAATATTGGAATTCTCAAGCAAGTCCAGGCGATATTCGGTCACCTGGCCTACAGTAAACTTCAGTACTATATACCTAGGGGCCTCTGGAAGCACTTCAAGCTCCAGGGGGAGCCTGTTAATCTCAGGGAGCAGCAAGATGCTGTGGAATTCTTTATGAGTCTTGTCGAGAGTCTGGATGAGGCACTTAAGGCCCTGGGCCACGAACAGATCATGGGGAAGATCCTGGGGGGCTCTTACAGTGATCAGAAGATCTGCAAGGGCTGTCCTCACAGGTACTCCAAGGAGGAGCCCTTCAGTGTGATCAGTGTTGATATAAGAAATCACAGTAATCTGCTAGACTCGTTGGAACAGTACGTTAAGGGAGAACTTCTCGAGGGTGCTGATGCCTATCACTGCGACAAGTGCAACAAGAAAGTTGTAACTGTTAAGCGTTTGtgtgttaaaaaattaccccCAATTCTTGCAATACAATTGAAACGATTTGAGTACGATTTTGAGCGTGTTTGTGCTATTAAGTTTAACGACTACTTTGAGTTCCCAAGGGATCTCGATATGGAGCCTTACACCGTTAATGGGCTTGCTAAGCTCGAGGGAGAGGTCATAGACTGTGATTACGAGGAAGTTAACAAGGGGACGTGTACAAAGTATCAGTTGAGTGGAATTGTTGTTCACAGTGGTCAAGCAAGTGGTGGACACTATTACTCGTACATACTTCACAGGCAGAATGATGGCACTGCCAAGTGGTACAAGTTCGACGATGGTGATGTGACGGAATGTAAAATGGAGGAGGCTGAGGAAATGAAGTCACAGTGCTTTGGGGGTGATTACATGGGTGAGGTGTTCGATCAGATGTTGAAACGAATGAATTTTAGACGCCAAAAAAGATGGTGGAATGCCTACATGCTGTTCTACACTCGTCTTGATGTGGAGGAGAACTCACTGATGAAAAGTGTTAACGAATTGTCGTTGTACACTAAACTAGGAGTCATGAAAATGCCCCCAGCTATTGAGCACAGTGTCAGAAAGCAGAACATAAAGTTCATGCACAACAGGAATCAATTCAGTCCTGAGTATTTTCAGTTCATCAGGAAATTGGTTTCCTGCAATCCACCTCACACAACTCGGCCAAATCTTAATGATAAATTGAGTCCAGAGGCGGAGGAGCTGGCGATGCTGTCAGTACAATTGGCCTCGAGATTCTTATTCTACACTGGATTCCACACGAAGAAGTCTCTGAGAGGAACAGCCATGGATTGGTACGATATACTATGCCATCACCTGAGGAACAGCAAAGCTGTTCGTTCGTGGTTCGCCCACAATATCCTCTTCAATCATCCTCACAGGTTCTGCGAGTACCTGCTTAGTTGTCCGAGCACTGAAGTACGTTCAGCATTTCTTAAAATCCTGGTATTCCTGGCTCACTTTTCCCTCCAGGACGGACCATGTGCACTTCCAAGCCTCAATGCCCCCTCAATCCTCCTGGATCCAACAGCAACACTCAGTGATCATCTTCTCCATGCTGTCCTCTCGTTGCTCCATCGAGAAATATCTGATCATGGTAAACACCTGCCTCACTACTTCTCACTGTTCCATTCTTACGCGACTCTGGGACTGCCTGAGAAGCAGCAACTGCTTAAGCTAAATGTCCCAGTGACATTCATGCTTGTGGCTATCGACGAGGGACCAGGTCCCACCATTAAGTATCAGTATCCAGAGCTCACCAAGCTCCATCAAGTTGTCAGTATGCTTATAAGATGCTGCGACGTTTCCTCCAGGTGTCAGTCGAGTCAGGCACCCTCGGGAATGACTGTTCTACCCAATCCCTATGGAGATCCCCAATGCCAGAACGACTACCTCATGACTATTCAGCCACAAGCTGCTGAGATACTCTTCACGAGAACCAGTTACATGAAGAAACTCATCGAGGATGTCAACATCACTGAGGACACTGTTAAGCTACTGCAGTACTGCTGTTGGGAGAATCCTCACTTGTCCAGGACTATTTTGAGTGAACTGCTGTGGCAGATTGGCTTTGCTTACACTCACGAGTTGAGACATCACACTGATCTCTTGCTGGCAATGCTCTTTATGGAGGACTCGTGGCAGACTCACAGGGTTCACAATGCTCTCAAGGGAGTACCTGATGAGAGGGAGGGACTCTTTGAGACCATTCAGAGAAGCAAAAATCATTATCAGAAGAGAGCGTACCAGTGCATCAAGTGCATGGTACAGCTCTTCAGCAAGTGCcgacctgcgcatcagtttctCTATCAGAATACTGAGATGAAGAGGAAGTGGCTGCATGCCATTGACTGGCTGCAGGATGAACTCGAGAAGAGGCCATACACGTCTGCTCCACCTTACAGTCATACTTATAATAATTGGTCACTACCAGCACAGTCTAATGAGTCAACTAATGGGTATTATCTGGAGAGGAGTAATTCGGCTAAGAAAACACTGGAGAGAGCCTTTGAACTTTGTCCTGATGAGGAGCCCGAGGTCGAGGAGGCGAT tTATGCAGCCCAGCCGGACGTAACAGTTACCCAACAAGTGCAAGAGGAACCCGAGCCCCAGCAGTCTCAacagcagcaacagcagccTACCCCATCTCCAGTCCATACGATTCACTCTTCACACCAG